The Mixophyes fleayi isolate aMixFle1 chromosome 1, aMixFle1.hap1, whole genome shotgun sequence genome includes a region encoding these proteins:
- the VCP gene encoding transitional endoplasmic reticulum ATPase has protein sequence MASGSDSKADDLSTAILKQKSRPNRLIVDEAINEDNSVVSLSQCKMDELQLFRGDTVLLKGKKRREAVCIVLSDDTCPDEKIRMNRVVRNNLRVRLGDVMSIQPYPDVKYGKRIHVLPIDDTVEGITGNLFEVYLKPYFLEAYRPIRKGDIFLVRGGMRAVEFKVVETDPSPYCIVAPDTVIHCEGEPIKREDEEESLNEVGYDDIGGCRKQLAQIKEMVELPLRHPALFKAIGVKPPRGILLYGPPGTGKTLIARAVANETGAFFFLINGPEIMSKLAGESESNLRKAFEEAEKNAPAIIFIDELDAIAPKREKTHGEVERRIVSQLLTLMDGLKQRAHVIVMAATNRPNSIDPALRRFGRFDREVDIGIPDATGRLEILQIHTKNMKLADDVDLEQVANETHGHVGADLAALCSEAALQAIRKKMDLIDLEDETIDAEVMNSLAVTMDDFRWALSQSNPSALRETVVEVPQVTWEDIGGLEDVKRELQELVQYPVEHPDKFLKFGMTPSKGVLFYGPPGCGKTLLAKAIANECQANFISIKGPELLTMWFGESEANVREIFDKARQAAPCVLFFDELDSIAKARGGNIGDGGGAADRVINQILTEMDGMSTKKNVFIIGATNRPDIIDPAILRPGRLDQLIYIPLPDEKSRIAILKANLRKSPVAKDVDVDFLAKMTNGFSGADLTEICQRACKLAIRESIENEIRRERERQTNPSAMEVEEDDPVPEIRRDHFEEAMRFARRSVSDNDIRKYEMFAQTLQQSRGFGSFRFPSGSQGGAGPSQGTGGGAGGSHFTEEEDDLYG, from the exons CTCTAAAGCGGATGATTTATCCACTgcaattttgaaacaaaaaagcCGACCCAATCGATTAATTGTAGATGAAGCTATCAATGAAGACAACAGTGTGGTGTCTCTGTCCCAG TGTAAAATGGACGAGCTCCAGCTGTTCCGGGGAGACACGGTCCTTCTGAAGGGGAAGAAGAGACGAGAAGCTGTGTGCATAGTCCTGTCCGATGACACCTGCCCGGATGAGAAAATCCGTATGAATAGGGTTGTCCGTAATAACCTGCGGGTGCGGCTTGGAGATGTTATGAG CATTCAGCCATATCCAGATGTGAAGTACGGCAAACGGATCCATGTGTTGCCTATAGATGACACTGTTGAGGGCATTACCGGCAATCTGTTTGAAGTGTATCTCAAACCTTACTTCCTGGAAGCCTACAGGCCAATCAGAAAAG GTGACATCTTCCTGGTACGTGGTGGGATGCGTGCGGTGGAGTTCAAGGTGGTGGAGACAGATCCCAGCCCATATTGTATAGTGGCCCCGGATACTGTAATCCACTGTGAAGGAGAGCCTATTAAACGTGAG GATGAGGAGGAGTCTCTAAATGAAGTGGGTTATGACGACATTGGGGggtgcaggaagcagttggcTCAGATCAAGGAGATGGTGGAACTGCCGCTGAGACACCCGGCGCTTTTCAAAGCTATTGGCGTGAAG CCTCCCCGTGGTATCCTGCTGTACGGACCCCCAGGAACTGGAAAAACCCTCATTGCACGAGCTGTTGCCAATGAAACTGGCGCCTTCTTCTTCCTCATTAATG GACCCGAGATTATGAGTAAATTGGCCGGTGAGTCTGAGAGTAACCTGCGCAAAGCCTTTGAGGAAGCGGAGAAGAACGCACCCGCCATCATCTTCATAGACGAGCTGGACGCCATCGCCCCCAAGAGAGAGAAG ACACACGGAGAAGTTGAACGCCGAATTGTGTCTCAGCTGCTAACGCTTATGGATGGTCTGAAACAGCGAGCGCACGTGATTGTAATGGCTGCCACCAACCGACCCAACAGCATTGACCCAGCACTAAGGCGTTTCG GCCGCTTTGACAGAGAGGTTGATATTGGGATCCCTGATGCTACCGGCAGACTGGAGATACTACAGATTCATACTAAGAACATGAAATTAGCAGATGATGTTGATCTAGAACAG GTGGCTAATGAGACCCACGGTCACGTGGGAGCCGATCTGGCTGCGCTGTGCTCTGAGGCTGCTCTCCAAGCCATCCGCAAGAAGATGGACCTCATAGACTTGGAGGATGAAACCATAGATGCTGAAGTGATGAATTCTTTGGCTGTCACGATGGATGACTTCAGG TGGGCGCTAAGTCAGAGTAACCCCTCAGCACTGCGTGAGACGGTGGTTGAGGTCCCACAAGTTACCTGGGAGGATATTGGTGGCTTGGAAGATGTCAAGAGGGAGCTGCAGGAGCTGGTACAG TACCCAGTGGAACATCCAGACAAGTTCTTGAAGTTTGGGATGACTCCGTCTAAGGGCGTGCTGTTTTATGGGCCACCCGGATGTGGTAAAACATTGTTGGCCAAGGCCATCGCCAATGAATGTCAGGCCAACTTCATCTCTATCAAAGGCCCTGAGCTGCTCACCATGTGGTTCGGAGAGTCTGAGGCTAATGTCCGGGAGATCTTTGACAAG GCTCGACAGGCTGCTCCCTGTGTCCTCTTCTTTGATGAGCTGGACTCTATCGCCAAGGCCCGTGGTGGTAACATTGGTGATGGTGGTGGAGCAGCTGACAGAGTAATCAACCAAATCCTGACCGAGATGGATGGAATGTCTACCAAAAAGAATGTCTTCATCATCGGAGCCACCAACAGACCTGACATCATTGACCCGGCCATTCTGCGTCCCGGTCGCCTGGATCAGCTCATCTACATCCCACTGCCAGATGAGAAGTCTCGCATTGCTATCCTGAAGGCCAACCTCAGGAAGTCTCCAGTTGCCAAG GATGTGGACGTTGACTTCCTGGCCAAGATGACCAATGGTTTCTCTGGTGCTGACCTGACAGAGATTTGTCAGCGGGCCTGTAAGCTGGCCATCCGTGAATCCATTGAGAATGAAATcaggagggagcgggagagacAGACGAACCCTTCAGCCATG GAGGTAGAAGAGGATGACCCTGTCCCTGAAATCCGCCGCGACCACTTTGAGGAAGCGATGCGCTTTGCCCGTCGTTCAGTCAGTGACAATGACATCAGAAAATATGAAATGTTCGCACAGACCTTGCAGCAGAGCCGCGGCTTCGGCAGCTTCAG ATTTCCCTCTGGAAGCCAGGGAGGAGCCGGTCCAAGCCAAGGAACAGGGGGCGGTGCTGGTGGCAGCCACTTTACTGAAGAAGAAGACGACCTCTACGGCTAG